A segment of the Corynebacterium resistens DSM 45100 genome:
ACGATGACGAGGACGATAAGGAGACCTTCCTCATCGGTACTCGTGGCCTCGAGTCTTCCAACCCAGATTTGGAGACTTACTCTACCGACGCCCCGCTGGGCGCAGCTATCGTCGGTGCCAAGGTTGGCGAATCCCGTGAGTACCAAACTCCAAATGGCGATACCGTGAAGGTCACCATCGTTTCTGCCGAGCCTTACGATCCGGATCTGGACGTTCCACGCGACGAGCAGTAACCCAGAGTCTGCTCCTGAGGCTGCCTGGTCAGTTGGCAGCTCAGCTGCCTGGCCAGTTGGCTGCTCCCGATGGGAACGGCTATCTTCCCCTCACGTTAGGGGCACATAGCTACCTCCCACGATGGGATCAGGTAGCGACGGATAGGACTTGGACAGCAAGAAGGGAGGGTGCCCACCAATCTTGGTGGGCACCCTCCCTTCTTAGATATTCACGCAACGTTCCCACGTTTGCTGTCTGCACAGGCGACCCAATGCCTGCGCAGAAACAGCAGGCAAACAGCTAGTCGCCCTGCAGGTAGGACAGCATGCGCAGAATCTCGGTGTACAGCCACACGAGGGTGACTGCTAGGCCAAGGGCAACACCCCATGCCATCTTGGATGGAGCGCCGGAGCGGATCAGACGGTCAGCCTGATCAAAGTCCAGCATGAAGCTCATCGCTGCCAAGCCGATGCACACCAAGGAGAAAATCCACGCGATGGGGCCACCGTCACGCAGAGGGCCGGCACCGCCGGAAACGAGACCGAATACCAAGTTACCCAGTGCCAGAACCAGCACGCCGATCATTGCGCCTACCATGAAGCGGGTGAACTTCGGAGTCACTCGGATGGCGCCGGACTTGTACACGAAGAGCATGCCGATAAACACACCGATGGTTCCCAAGATAGCCTGCGAGATCAGCGCACCAGCATTGATACCGCTAGCCGAGATGTTCGCTACCATCCAGCTGAAACCACCGACGAACAAGCCTTCAAAGCCTGCGTAAATCAATGTCACTGCTGCGGAGCCATAGTTCTTCGTAAAAGCCGAAATCAGAACGGTAATGAAACCACCGATCAAGCCCAAGAAGAACAGTGGCATCGCCAAAGCGGAATCAGAGGAGAACAAGAAGTACTCGGCAACGGCGAACGCAATGATGACACCGAGCGTGATGCTGGTCTTAGCAACCACGTCATCGACGGTCATCGGACGATCGGAAGCGCCTGCAGCACCAAAGTTTGGCGCATGCTGCATGTTCTCCATGCCCTGGTGCACGGTGGCGGTTTGAGTAGCACCGTACGCGGAAGTGGCGTACGGGTTATTCGGGTCGAACCCCCGCTGCCCTTGCTGCCCCTGCTGGGCGAAGGGGTGCTGGCTAGTGTTCTTGGCTAGCGACCCCATAAACGGATTCGAAGTTTTCATCATCATCACTTTCTGCGTCACTGTTAACAGTGGATCTGCTTGTCATGAAGGTTCCACCGTTCTCTCGATCAGAGAACCTAGATGATCAAAGAACCTTACATTCAGTGTAACGATAGACAAGACGAATTAGTTCCCGTCGCATGGAAAAATCCTCACCTCGCCACCGAATCAACCACGGTTTTTGCCGGCGTCTCATCACTGGCGAACGCGGCTGCTCCCCTCCTGTGTGCCACGGAAGACATTGTGGGGCGTAATGGTGGCGTCGAGAAATGAAAAAAGTGATAAGAATAGCGAAACCATAATGACGTTTTCGGCTGCAGAAGGCCAATAGTTAGGTAATGTGCACAACATGACTCCTAAGCGACTTTCAGTTGGCCCCCTTCCCGACGAACTATCCGCTGAGCTGCGCAATCTTACTGTCAATGCGCGCCGCAATGACCTCACCCCCGATGGCGAAGTCCAGCTAATCGAAGCACCTTTCACCGGCGAGACGATCTCGTGGGTGGGCAAGGGTTCCGAAGACGATGTAACCGAAGCTTTCACCGTGGCTCGTCGCGCCCAGCGTTCTTGGGTGCATGTTCCGTTCTCCGAGCGCAAGCGAATCTTCCTGCGTTTTCACGATCTACTACTGCGCAACCGCGAGCTAGTGACCGATATGATTCAGCTGGAGACCGGCAAGAACCGCCCCAGCGCTTTCGACGAGGTCATGGATATCGCGAACAACGCGCGCTATTATGCCAACCACGCTGAGAAATTCATGGCTCCGCGCAGCCGTCGCGCTGCTATGCCAGTGCTGATTAAATCGCGCGAGTACCGCCACCCGCTTGGTGTTGTGGGCCAAATTTCGCCATGGAATTACCCGCTGTCGCTAAGCATCGGTGATGCCATCCCCGCACTGCTGGCTGGTAATGCTGTAGTTGCCAAGCCGGATTCCAACACCCCTTTTACCGCGCTGTTGGCCTTCAAACTTCTTTTCGACGCCGGGCTGCCCCGCGACCTCGTTCAAATAGTCACTGGATCCGGCCGGGTTGTGGGTACCGCAATCTCCGAACAATGTGACTTCCTGATGTTCACGGGATCCACCGCAACGGGCAAGATCTTGGGCGAGACGATGGGTCGCCGTCTCGTGGGCTATTCGGCCGAGCTGGGTGGTAAGAACCCGCTGATCGTCGCCAATGACGCGAAGATGGATTACACCGTGCGCGGTGCTATCGATGCGTGCTTCTCTAACTCCGGCCAACTATGCGTTTCCATTGAGCGCATCTATGTGGAACGGGATTCCTACGCTGAATTTGTTGGCAAATTCGGCGATGCGGTCAAGGCCATGTCCATTGGCGCAGGCTTCGAATGGGAAGTTCAGATGGGTTCATTGGCTTCGCAGCAGCAGCTGGATACTGTCACCAAGTACGTGGAAGATGCCCGCGAGAAGGGTGCAACCATTGTTGCGGGTGGTCGCCACCGCCCCGATCTGGGGCCGTACTTCTACGAGCCCACTTTGCTGACAGATGTTCCGGAAGATGCACTGCTGCGAACCGAGGAAGTCTTCGGCCCTGTGGTGTTCATCGAACCCGTAGAAGATGTGTACGAGGCCATCGAAAAAGCTAACGACACAACGTACGGATTGAATGCTTCTGTCTTCGGTTCGTCCGAAACCGCGTGGCGTATCGCCCCGCACATTCAGGCCGGATCCGTTTCCCTCAACGATGGCTACACCACCGCTTGGGCAGCCATCGATAACCCGATGGGTGGGCATAAGGAATCCGGTGTGGCCCATCGCCACGGCGAAGAGGGCCTGACCAAGTACACCGCTTCGCAAAACATCTCCGAGCAGCGCTTTATGTATATCCGTGGCCCAGAGAGCCTAAAACGCAAGACGTACGCCTCCGTGATGTCTACGGCCCTGCAGCTGGGCAAGACTTTCAAAATCTTGCCTTAAGCCCGGAGCACCAACGGGGGCTTCGGCTCCCTTGCTTAAAAACAGGCTCGCCTCTGGAGCTAGCTGTGAATCGGGCGAATCGTGAGTTCCTCGATCATCGCTTCCTCCGTGGCGTCAATGGCGAATCGCACAGCCTTAGCCACGGAGTCGGGGCGCAAGAAGATCGACTCGTCGTAGTCATTGCCCCTCATTTTCTGAATCTGGCGCTGCATGTCCGAATCAACCTTGCCGGGATGAATAGAGCTGACGCGAATCTTGCCACGTTCCTCCTCCCGTAGCGCGTCGGTGTACGCACGCAGGGCGAACTTGGTGGTGGCATAAGGGCCATAACCGACGCCACTATGGTGCCCGGCACCACTGTTAATTGTCACAAGTGTTCCCCCGGTTGCGCGTAGTGGAGCGATCAGCTGCCGAGTAAGTTCAGCTACTGCGAACAGATTGACATCAAATGCATGCTGCCATTGCGCAGGGGTGGTCTCAGTCACCGGATCGTGGGAGACCACGCCCGCGGAATGCACGAGCACATCTAGTCGCTCAAGCTCCAGCGCAGCGATTTTATCCGCGATGGAACCCACATCCGTCAGGTCAGCGACGAATGCTTCAGCACTAGGAAATTGCTGAGCTACCTCCTGGGCGGACTCGCTAGATCCACCAACGATGAGGTGGTGATCGTCAGCAAGCTGCTGGGCAATAGCAAGGCCAACGCCGCGGGTACCTCCAGTAATGAAGGCAACCTTGCCTTCCCGTCCAGCGCGATTGGCACCTGCGGGGGCATCCATCATTGCTTGAAATCCTTTCCGCCAACTTTCTTGGGATACTAAGCCGATGTTAGGGAATTCTTCACACAAGAGCCGTGAGGGACTTTCCACACAAGTACCGAGGAATAGGCAGTATCACGCAGAGACAAGGCAAATCAGTTCGTGCTGTGTGTCAGAGCCGCGGTCGCAGAAGAAACGGCGTATGCAATGCCGAGTGCAGTTGCTGGGGCTTCCCCTGATCTCAGTTCGGCCGGGAATCTAGCCTGGGAGCCTGTGTGAGCACCGTCCTTGGGAGCACCCGTCGACTGAGCAGAGGCGATGCCTAAATTCTCACCGTTGAAGGTGGGGTAAGTTGCCGTGGCGGCGTGCTTCGCTGCCACGGCATGTACGTGAAGCCCAGCGAGAATGTGTTCGGCGAAAATGTGGGCGTCGAATTCCGAAGCATCCTGCGCCGCAGAGCCCCTAGGCGTTCTATCGGTCCGTTTCGCTTCAGCGAGTGCTGGGAAGTACTCTTCTGTGTCTTTGATGGCCTTGGTAGCCCGTGCTACGTAGGCGCCCAACACCCCTGCCAGCACGTCACCCGAACCGGGCGTGGCCGCCCAAGATGAACCAGCATTGACGATGGCCACGGTTGAGGGGCTAGCAAGCACCGATGAACGGCCCTTCAGCAGGACCGAACAATTGAGCGTTTTAGCCAGAGCCCGCGTTGCTCTCATTGGGTCGGAGCCAGGATCTGGGATGTCTGCCGGCGCAATACGCGCGAATTCACCGGCATGAGGGGTAAGCAACGTGAAGGCCTTCCGAGAGCGCACCGCCTGCATGAGTTCCTCCCGTTCAGCCAACAACGTGAGCGCGTCTGCGTCTAGGACTAACGGAAGGGTAGATCCCAACGCGGCCTGCAATTCCCTCGCCTGCACGTCCCCGGTTCCCCGTCCTGGCCCGATGACGAGGGCGTGAGGAGAGGAAGACGTGGGCGTCGGAGGTAAAGAATCCGTGAGCGAAGCGGCAGTGAGAAGAGCTTCCGGTGTGAAATGAACGACTTGGTGGGGCGGGCTAAACAGTCGAACGGCTTCACTCGTAGCTCGGGTAGCAGCCACCGCGGCGAAAATCCCGGCACCAGGATAGGCTTCGCTTCCAGCGCAGATACCCACTACTCCCCCAGTGTATTTGTGATCCAACGGGCCGGGTTCCGCTGCAAACGGAAGGCCAGTGGAAATTGGCACACCTGAAGAGCCTTGCTGCCCACGCACTTCAATCTTTGCGATCGGCTCGAAGTAACGGGGGATGTCATCGCTGACCTTCCACAACTCATCGCAGAGCTTGAGGGGTGCCGGTTGTCCCTCGGTGGGAAGTTCCAAGTCCACCAGCACCACCTTTCCGCACCACGCCGAAAGCGCATGAGCGTGGCGCAACCCGCCAAAAGTAATGGTGGTGGTTGCTTTGACATGCGCTGGCACGCGTTGGATGGCCCACAGGCTGTCAGCGGGTTCAAAACCTCGAGCATGTACGGTGACATCTGCCGGAGTCTCCCCGGTATCCGCGTTCACCCCCGAAGGTACGTCGATCGCGAGGACAGGCACCCGAAAGCTTCGAGCATCCGCCAAAAACTCCGCGACGTCCTCGGGTAGTGCCCGCGCGCTTCCCAGTCCGGCAATTCCATCGATCACCAAGGCCGCCTCTGGGCCAATTGGCAGTTCTTCAACCCACTGGCCACCTGCGCTGTCGTAGGCCTTCTTCGCGGATTCTTTTACCCGACGCCCCGCTGCCACCGCGTAAGCCTGCACCCGGTAACCCATTTTCAGCAGTTCGGCACCTGCGTATAGGGAATCGCCACCGTTGCCACCGGGACCGACGAGCAGAACAATTGCGCGCTGAGTGCCTTCATCCCATACGCCCTGTAACGCTTCGGAACCTGGAGCCGGGAGCATTTCCCGCGCAATTTGTGCCACATGGCCGGCCGCTAGGCGCATGAGCTCATCGGGAGAAGTCTGCTGGTCAAGGAGGGTTTTTTCGGCGCTTCGAATCTGCTCTGCGGAAAACAAGGGGAACATGCTTCACCATCGTAGCCAGAAGAAAGGAAACCAGGCGCGGGCCACATTTTCAGCATCTCAATGCGGTATTCCCCTCAGATATTACCCCCGACAAAATGGTTGAACGATCTTTAGTTTCTGCTGGTAAATTACCAGAATAGGTTTATTATGTTTTTATGTTTCTACACCCGAATAAGTGTTGTGACAGTTTCTTGTAACGCATTGCTTTTCAGCACGTTTGTGTAATTGAGCATCGGGAAAGCCGTTGCAAACACCACACCGAAAGGATTTTCAAAATGATTGAAAACGTAGCAACCTTCTTCACCGGCATCGTCAAGCTGATCGCTGGTGGCCTGAACGCCCTGGTTAACCTGTTCGCTGGCCTCTTCGTTTAAGAATTTAAACGACCACTACAGCGAGGTTTAACCACCTCACCAGAGGGATAACTCCCTCAACGCCGCTAAGCCTAGTTAGCGGTACACCACCTTCAAAGAATCCCCAATCTTGCCATGTGCAGAATTGGGGATTCTTTATTTTGGATTCATTACAATTAAGCGTTGAATTTCTCTTTGCGGCAACTAAAACACGGGATTAGTTGAAAAGGCGGGGAAGTCGCCACCGAGGTTACGAATAGGGGACGTCGAAGCTCGAAGCTAGATCCAATTGCCAGCTATTCCGGAAGAGTAGATCGATAGAAAGTACGGGGATGCTTGCGCACCTACCGGCAGAAACACGTGCCCCATATTGATGAACACAATCTACTAAGCCGACCACACTATGAAGCCACGCGGCTGCTTTTGGACGGGCATTTTCCTCTCAAAGCTAGCTGATATATCTCTCCCCGATTCCTATCACTGGAGCATTCTGACTGTTAGAGGGAGCGCACGCTTTAAGTATTGAAAACTACCCCCATTTGCGGAAGATCCCTCAGATATGCGAGACACAACTAACAGCCACTGTTACCCTCATTAATTGTCGAACAATAGATAGCTATGAGTTGTTATCGACAACACCCCTCACTGATTCGAAAGGATTCTTCTTGAAGTCCAAGAAGCTACGGCTAGCTACAGCTTCCCTCAATGGAATCTCCGATCGTGGCGTGATTGTTTCGGCACAGGAAGTCGCTGCATACCTACGATGAGCCCAAGACGAAATGAAGGACTTTGGGGAGCTATCCTAGTCACACTCGGAATCGGGGTAGTTCTCAGCATTCCACTGGTGATACTTCTCGTGGCAACGGTTGCCTTCTTTCCGGCCGCACAGTGGACAGAGTGGATACAATCCCCAGGATCTATTCTGTTCGCTGTGGTGGCTTTCTTCCCAATCTCGATTGTTGTCGAGTTACTGAGCTGGATCATTGCTGTCAAAGTATTCAACTCGATCCACAAGTCAGTCGTATCTGCGTTTGTTGGATGCGCTATCTGGTTTCTAGTCATCCGGTTAGTCATTCAACCGGCCGAGGCAGCATTACTTGTAACGATTGCTTACGCCGCTGTGAGCTATGTGCTGGACAAAGTAATTCCAGATTCATCGGATTCGAACCTGAAGTAATTTTCTAGCTGCAGCATTAACCCTCAGGGCTTTTCCGTCCTGGGGGTTAACTGTTTGTGCATTTCAAAGGGTTCCCACCGATTCCGTTACTGTCATGACTTGTACGGCCATCGAGCTTCTTGCGGGGGATTTTTGCGGGACCCTGGGACTGCACCAAGCTTTGCTCCCCCAAGCTTGGCCTCCCCCAGCCCCGAGTCAATTATTAAATGGAGGGTTTTTGGACACTCTCGCATTTTTCGTGGCACCCTTTCCAGCGTTTCCGCTGGTCAGATGTGCCCCCAGTGGGACTCGAACCCACACTTGACGGATTTTAAGTCCGCTGCCTCTGCCAATTGGGCTATAGGGGCCGATGCTCTCAGCCGCAGTTACGATCTACGACCTCGGCGAGCATCCCGTCTAATATATCTTTTTCACTCACGGTGATCTGCTTCAACCCCCGGTCTAGGAAAATTTTCGTGAAAGCATCGATAATAAGCGCCCCTCCGCCCACTACATCCGCGCGGCCCGGGTGCATCGGCCCCAACTCAAGCCGCTGTTCAGGCGTCATTTCCAACAAATTCAAAGCAGTAGCTCGGAACTCATCCAGTGGCAACGTACTCATGTGGATCTTTTCGCTGTCATAGCTATCTAACCCTTGTGCGATAGCACTCAACGTAGTCATGGTTCCAGCCACACCAACGATCCGCTGTACAGCACCAAAATCAACATGCTGCCCAACCTGTTCCAATAGTTCCGTAATCAGGTTGCGCGCAGCAGCGATTTCTTCTTCGGTTGGCGGTTGAGTACGCAGGAAGCGTTCAGTTAAACGAACGCATCCCATGTCCGCAGAATATGCTTGCAACTCACTACCATTCTGGACGACGAATTCGGTGGAGCCTCCGCCCAAATCGATCACGCACACGCCATCATGCGGGTGTGCACCAGCACTAGTTTGGCTCGCCTCTGTATGCTCTTGGCTCGCAAGATCCCCCACTGCCCCAGCAAAACTCAGCTTCGCTTCTTCTTCGCCTGTAATCACTTGAGCTTGTGCGCCAGGCTTGATTCGGCCCAAATGCCGCGCCGTGAGTTCGAAAAATTCCTCTTTGTTCGCTGCATCACGAGTCGCGGATGTTGCGCCCATCATGACATCCTCTACCTCGTGTGCCAACATGCGGTCGGTGTAGGTCTTCAGCGCGGCGTCAACACGAGAAAGAGCCTCATCAGCGAAACGACCAGTAGCATCCACGCCCTGGCCGAGCCGCACGATGATGTTGTCGCGGTTGAGCTCCCGAAGGTGCGCGTGACCGTTGTCATCAAACCGGCGCTCGGCAATCAGCAAGCGAATGGAATTCGTGCCGCAATCAATCGCGGCGAAGCGGCGGGGTTCGGTGCTGGCCTTCGCCATCGATGTCCCCAGCGACTCAGCACTTGGCCAATCTTCCGGCAGTGCAGTACCAGCAAGCTTAGGATTGTTTTCCAACGCCAGCGCTACAGTTTCCGTCCCCAACCGAACGCGATCCGGCCCTTCGGCCAACGCATAAGCCATCAGCACGTGCAAACACTTCACCCGATCAGGCATTCCGCCACCGGAAAAATCGGTGCCCAGATCTTCCATCTCATTTCGCACGGCCAAGTAATGCTCATGCGCTGCTTGGTATTCGGCAGCTAATTCTGGATCAGTGGCAAGCCTCGCCTGCATCGTCTTCATGACGCCGGCAACCTCAAGTCGTGAAGCCTCGGCCGTCAGGCGCGGATCCGTGAGGTAGTACAGCGTTGGAAACGGTGTTCCATCAGGCAGCTTTGGCTGGGTTTTCACCACTGCGGGCTGGCCGTCCGGGGTCCGGTAGCTCACCTCAACAGCGCCTCGTGGCCGACGGCCCAGCTGCTGCTCCATGATGTCGAGATCTGCCTCGCTCACACTCACGTTGGTCCCTACTTTCCGGATCGGCTTGGTTGGGGGGTCGTCACTGTCTTTTCTACCCGACGCTCCTCGTTCTCACCGAAAAAGCCCCTCCTTGGGAAGGGGCGGATGAGCGAACGACAGATGCGTGGGAGCGCCTTGGGTCGCTAAGGATTCGTTGTTTCCCAAGAGGGGTGGCCACGCTCCTGACTACTGCCCCGCGGGAGCAGCAGGCTGATTTTGATCGGGCTTCTTTTCGTTTGGTTCAGGAATGGTCGGCAGGTGGGTTTGTTCCTTTTCCTGCTTGATTTCCTCCGGCGTGGGTTCCGGAACAGAAAGCGAATCCCACAGCTTCTGATACCACTCACGTTCACCTTGCTCGTTACTATCATCCTCTGCAACGGACTCGCCGGGGGCAGTTGATTTGATCCGTGGAGAGATAATGCGGAAGGCGGACTCACCGGGCTCAATGAGGCCTAGGCGCGTACGAGCCTGCTCCTTGATGTAGTCCTCATTGTGGTAGCGGTTGAGCTCATCCGTGAGCTCCTTTTTGCGCTGTTCTTGAGACTGAATGGTCTCCTCCAGCCGCGCCAGTTCCGCCCGCTGTTCAAAGTAGTTACGCAGAGGGGTTGCTATCGAAAGCGCCAGAAAGATCACCAGAACAGCGGAGATCACGGTAGCTAAGGGATTGACCTTTTGTGGAAGGGCGACGAAGCTACGGGCCATGCGCGTTGGTGCAGTGTGAACGCGTTGACGGCGTTCTTGTTGGCGCTGTACCGAACGAGCTTGCGGCAAACGTGGGCGTTCTGCGCCGGCCTCGGAATCAGCGGCACGCCCTCTTTTGCGCTTCGAGCTCGCGGAATTAGTCATAGGTCAATAGACTACCGAATCCATCGCGAAAAAACGCCCCACGAAACTCCTCTGGCGCCGTAGTCCGAGCAATGCCCGAACCAAAATGGCTGGAGTATTCGTGGGGCGAAGGTTTCATTAACCCTGGAAACGTGGGAATGCAGAACGGCCAGCGTAAACCGCAGCATCATCCAGGTACTGCTCAATGCGGAGCAACTGGTTGTACTTGGCTACGCGCTCGGAACGAGCCGGTGCGCCGGTCTTGATCTGCCCACAGTTCAATGCGACAGCCAAATCCGCGATAGTGGTGTCCTCGGTCTCGCCGGAACGGTGAGACATCATGGTGCGGTAACCGTTGCGGTGTGCGAGGTCCACGGCGTCGAAGGTCTCGGTCAAGGTGCCGATTTGGTTGACCTTCACCAGCAGGGCGTTAGCAGCCTTCTTCTCGATGCCTTCCTGCAGACGAGCTGGGTTGGTGACGAAGAAGTCATCGCCGACGATCTGAACCTTGTCACCAATTGCAGCGGTGAGGTTGGTGTAGCCCTCCCAGTCATCCTCCTGCAGAGGATCCTCGATAGAGACGATTGGGTACTGGTCGATGAGTTCCTCGTAAACCTTGGCCATCTCTTCAGCGGTGTGCTCGCCACCTTCGAAGTGGTACTTGCCGTCCTTGTAGAACTCGGAAGAAGCAACGTCCAAGGCCAATGCGATCTCTTCGCCCAACTTGTAGCCAGCGCCCTCGATTGCCTCGACGATGAGATCCAGGGCAGCCTTGGTGGAATCTACGGAAGGTGCGAAACCGCCCTCATCACCCAAACCAGTGGAAAGGCCCTTATCCTTGATGACCTTCTTCAGCTGGTGATAGACCTCAGTACCCATGCGCAGCGCATCAGAGAAGGTCTCGGCACCAATAGGGGCAATCATGAACTCTTGCACGTCCACACCGGAATCCGCGTGAGCGCCGCCGTTGAGGATGTTCATCATTGGCACTGGCAGAACGTGTGCGTTCGGGCCACCGACGTAGCGGAACAGGTGCAGCCCGGTAGATTCAGCTGCCGCGTGAGCGACCGCCATGGAAACACCCAAGATTGCGTTTGCACCCAGACGGGACTTGTTGTCCGTGCCGTCAAGCTCGATCATCGCTTCATCGATGAGCCGCTGATCATCGGCCTCCATGCCTACGAGTTCATCATCGATTTCGTCAATAACGTTCTCGACAGCCTTCAGCACACCCTTGCCCAAGTAGCGCTCGTCTCCATCGCGCAACTCGTGTGCTTCGTGCACACCAGTGGAAGCACCGGAGGGAACTGCAGCACGGCCGATCGAACCGTCATCCAGACCCACCTCCACTTCCACGGTTGGGTTGCCACGTGAATCGAGAATCTCGCGGGCGATGATCTGCATGATTTCGGCCATGTGCTTTTCAGCCTCCTAAGTGAGAGGGGTAAGGGCAGGAAAAAGTATGTCGGTTCCTTTGTCCATCCCTATTGTTACAGATTTACCCCAGCGGCCGCTGCCCCACGGCGTAGTTCGCTGCCGCATCACGAACATTCCTCACATATTCATTGGACATGTTGTAAGAACGCACCGCCTTTGTCCACCCTTCCGGGGTTGCCAAATCGCGTTCGAAATCACAGAGCAAACGTACCGCGGAAGCTGCCGCATCATCGATGTTTTGCGGATCTGCATTATCGTTGCCGTCGGCATCCACGCCATATCGTTCCCATGATTCCGGAATGAACTGCAAAGGCCCCATAGCGCGATCGTATTTCTTGTCGCCGTCCATCTTCCCCTTGTCCGTATCCCGCACAGTGGCAAACCCCTTGCCATTGAGCTGTGGTCCAAAGATGGGCGGGGTGGTATTGCCCTTGGCGTCGATCTCCGCAGCCCCAAAACGCTTGCCATCGTAAGTTCCGTGACGGGTCTCGACGAAGCCGAGGCCAGCCAAGGTGTTCCACGCTAGGTTGCAACTAGGCCGTGACTGGCGAGCAATGACTTCCGCGTTGCCATAGGCGATGAGGGATTGTTCAGGTATGCCCGTTTTCTCCGAGAGGGACTTCGCCCACGGCAAAAGCTGTTCACTGGTACGGCCAGGATGATGAATATCAATATCCGGTGCGGGTTTCGCAGCCTTGGGCGGCACGTGATCTGGTACCTCCACCCGGGTGGGTTCCGGCGCCGACGGGCGGTCAGTAAATCCGGCGACGAGAAAGCCCACGATAGCGATGATCATCAACAACGCGATCACCACTATGAAGAATCCGCATCCACCAAACTTGCCCCGGTGAGGTTGTACCGAGGGCGCAGCACCGCGAATAGCGCGCCCGTAGTCGCTGCGCCCTGCATTCACCGAGCTGCGACGTTGTACACCAGACGTGCCCCGCCCACCTTTACGCAACTGTGGATCGTTGGGGCGAGGAAGGGGTGCATACACCGGCTTATTCGGTTTACGCCCCACTGAAACCATCCTTACTTACAAGCACTGCGGTCAAACTCACTTCTGGCAATTGCACACGCTCGCCGGTCGCCACAATTTTAATTTCGGCAAGGTCGGCGAATGCACGCTGCAACATTTCGATTTTCACGCCCGGCAGGATTCCGCGCTGTTCCAAATAGCGCAGCAAGTCCCCATTCCTATCGGATATGCGATCAACCACGCAGGTTTCATGGGCATTAACAGTCGATAAGGATACAACCTCAGGCGCGGTGAACTTGCCGTTGACATCCGGAATCGGGTCCCCATGCGGGTCGCGGGTTGGAAACCCCATCTTCCTTTCGATTCGTTCGATGAAGGAATCAGAGACAGCGTGTTCCAGAATCTCGGCTTCCTCATGCACTTCTCCTAGGGAATAGCCGAGCTCTTGGCAAAGGTAGGTTTCGATCAACCTGTGCCTTCGCACCATCACAATTGCTAGATGCTTCCCTTGCGGGGTGAGTTGAATATCCGCATATGGACGGTGCTCCACCAGCCCTTTTGCGTGGAGGCGCTTAATTGCTTCGGACGTCGTGGATGCACGTTGCCCCATAGTGTCCGCCAGTTGCGAAAGG
Coding sequences within it:
- a CDS encoding lytic transglycosylase domain-containing protein is translated as MVSVGRKPNKPVYAPLPRPNDPQLRKGGRGTSGVQRRSSVNAGRSDYGRAIRGAAPSVQPHRGKFGGCGFFIVVIALLMIIAIVGFLVAGFTDRPSAPEPTRVEVPDHVPPKAAKPAPDIDIHHPGRTSEQLLPWAKSLSEKTGIPEQSLIAYGNAEVIARQSRPSCNLAWNTLAGLGFVETRHGTYDGKRFGAAEIDAKGNTTPPIFGPQLNGKGFATVRDTDKGKMDGDKKYDRAMGPLQFIPESWERYGVDADGNDNADPQNIDDAAASAVRLLCDFERDLATPEGWTKAVRSYNMSNEYVRNVRDAAANYAVGQRPLG
- a CDS encoding metal-dependent transcriptional regulator, producing the protein MHVSDLPDKTQDYLKKIYDFQEWGNEGITLSQLADTMGQRASTTSEAIKRLHAKGLVEHRPYADIQLTPQGKHLAIVMVRRHRLIETYLCQELGYSLGEVHEEAEILEHAVSDSFIERIERKMGFPTRDPHGDPIPDVNGKFTAPEVVSLSTVNAHETCVVDRISDRNGDLLRYLEQRGILPGVKIEMLQRAFADLAEIKIVATGERVQLPEVSLTAVLVSKDGFSGA
- the eno gene encoding phosphopyruvate hydratase, which gives rise to MAEIMQIIAREILDSRGNPTVEVEVGLDDGSIGRAAVPSGASTGVHEAHELRDGDERYLGKGVLKAVENVIDEIDDELVGMEADDQRLIDEAMIELDGTDNKSRLGANAILGVSMAVAHAAAESTGLHLFRYVGGPNAHVLPVPMMNILNGGAHADSGVDVQEFMIAPIGAETFSDALRMGTEVYHQLKKVIKDKGLSTGLGDEGGFAPSVDSTKAALDLIVEAIEGAGYKLGEEIALALDVASSEFYKDGKYHFEGGEHTAEEMAKVYEELIDQYPIVSIEDPLQEDDWEGYTNLTAAIGDKVQIVGDDFFVTNPARLQEGIEKKAANALLVKVNQIGTLTETFDAVDLAHRNGYRTMMSHRSGETEDTTIADLAVALNCGQIKTGAPARSERVAKYNQLLRIEQYLDDAAVYAGRSAFPRFQG